A window of Panicum virgatum strain AP13 chromosome 8K, P.virgatum_v5, whole genome shotgun sequence contains these coding sequences:
- the LOC120646258 gene encoding uncharacterized protein LOC120646258, translated as MIGKAKERIKRALSKSSRSSWSSSYSRDTMSVDYGHHTNVSRDEEETPAVPRPRLRIRVLTMVEQIAVKNDYEWEALELLKKQNFGHAKRFETRFLIKTGLKQDMNNALTAVGWENFADIVEPGSQLLTMEFLISLAIEETGAETKVYFRLFNEQFVIKLKDFSIALGFHKRCILDPNELAKKHRYDRNSWWSAISNEPVSSKNSIVSIHNPTLRFLAKWLAMVVHPHADPRLCSLPELQYLYAMAKHIRCSPVRTMLTYWQKMISGKSPIDMTSLVTRIARYIGVLENAEVTFMPETEAFRYEVGLEHFMQGHMMREGPGNSIFMCYPGYDREIKLPCPSLSLYSVNSLTLQMEKKEPSRRSVAGPQTRSRARQNQQARVGPSSQAPPAPTTA; from the coding sequence ATGATCGGGAAGGCCAAAGAAAGGATCAAGAGGGCTCTCTCGAAGAGCTCGAGGAGTTCATGGAGCTCATCTTACTCGCGGGATACTATGTCGGTCGACTACGGTCACCATACAAATGTATCCCGAGATGAAGAAGAAACTCCAGCAGTCCCGAGACCCCGTCTCCGCATTAGGGTCCTGACGATGGTCGAGCAGATCGCCGTCAAGAACGACTACGAATGGGAGGCCCTTGAGCTACTAAAGAAGCAAAACTTCGGCCATGCCAAGAGGTTTGAAACTCGCTTCCTCATAAAAACAGGGCTCAAGCAGGACATGAACAATGCCCTCACTGCTGTCGGATGGGAGAACTTCGCCGACATTGTTGAGCCAGGTTCGCAACTCTTAACCATGGAATTTCTCATTTCTCTTGCCATTGAAGAAACCGGTGctgaaactaaagtttatttCCGTCTCTTCAATGAACAATTTGTGATAAAACTAAAAGATTTTAGCATCGCGTTGGGCTTTCATAAAAGATGTATCCTTGATCCCAATGAACTTGCTAAGAAACATCGCTATGATCGAAACTCATGGTGGAGCGCAATCTCAAATGAACCTGTGAGTAGTAAGAACAGCATAGTCTCCATCCATAATCCTACCCTGAGGTTCCTAGCCAAGTGGCTTGCCATGGTCGTGCACCCCCATGCAGACCCTCGCCTCTGTAGTTTGCCCGAGCTGCAGTACCTGTATGCTATGGCAAAGCATATCCGCTGCTCTCCAGTCAGAACCATGCTTACTTACTGGCAGAAGATGATCTCCGGTAAAAGCCCCATCGATATGACCTCCCTGGTCACTCGCATTGCGAGGTACATCGGTGTGTTGGAAAATGCCGAGGTCACCTTCATGCCAGAGACTGAGGCATTTAGGTACGAGGTCGGCCTCGAACACTTCATGCAAGGGCACATGATGCGCGAAGGGCCCGGAAACtctatctttatgtgttaccccgggtacgatagggagatcaagcttccatgcccgagtctctctctctactcAGTGAACAGCCTAACCTTGCAGATGGAGAAGAAGGAGCCCTCACGACGTAGTGTTGCAGGTCCACAGACGAGAAGCAGAGCCCGGCAGAACCAACAAGCCAGAGTAGGGCCATCAAGCCAAGCACCCCCGGCCCCCACTACTGCGTAG